In the genome of Dickeya fangzhongdai, one region contains:
- a CDS encoding ABC transporter ATP-binding protein, giving the protein MNKTAPITLSMIDIRKSFGALEVLKGISLDARKGEVISLLGASGSGKSTFLRCINLLETPDDGTVAVSGEMILMKRHKLGHQVAADRRQVERLRTRLGMVFQNFNLWSHMTVLQNVIEGPLHILRRSRAECVGQAEALLAKVGLYERRHFYPTQLSGGQQQRVAIARALSMEPDVMLFDEPTSALDPELVGDVLKVMRGLAEEGRTMLVVTHEMGFARHVSSRVVFMHQGRIDCEGAPDAMFGGDSSPRFQQFIASHQTV; this is encoded by the coding sequence ATGAATAAAACCGCCCCCATAACCTTATCGATGATCGATATCCGCAAATCATTCGGCGCGCTTGAGGTGCTCAAGGGCATCTCGCTGGATGCGCGCAAAGGCGAGGTGATTTCGCTGCTGGGCGCCAGCGGGTCGGGCAAGAGCACCTTTTTGCGTTGCATCAACCTGCTGGAAACGCCGGACGACGGCACGGTCGCCGTCAGCGGCGAAATGATCCTGATGAAGCGCCATAAACTCGGCCATCAGGTCGCGGCCGACCGGCGTCAGGTGGAACGGCTGCGCACCCGGCTGGGGATGGTGTTCCAGAATTTCAATCTGTGGAGCCACATGACGGTGCTGCAAAACGTCATCGAAGGACCGTTGCATATCCTCAGACGTTCGCGCGCCGAGTGCGTCGGGCAGGCCGAGGCGCTGCTGGCGAAAGTCGGGTTGTATGAACGGCGGCATTTTTATCCGACGCAGCTGTCCGGCGGTCAACAGCAGCGGGTGGCGATTGCCCGCGCGCTGTCGATGGAGCCGGACGTCATGCTGTTCGATGAGCCGACCTCGGCGCTGGACCCGGAACTGGTCGGCGACGTGCTGAAAGTGATGCGCGGGCTGGCCGAAGAGGGGCGCACGATGCTGGTGGTCACCCATGAAATGGGATTCGCCCGCCACGTGTCCAGCCGGGTGGTGTTCATGCATCAGGGGCGGATTGACTGCGAGGGCGCGCCCGATGCCATGTTCGGCGGCGACAGCTCGCCGCGTTTTCAGCAATTTATCGCCAGTCACCAGACCGTGTAG
- a CDS encoding ABC transporter permease: protein MIDIAFLTQTFLRLLSALPVTLGLFFSSFAVGAVLSVLLVAMRVSAVWPLSGFARLYMLIFRGTPLLIQLFLVYYGLGQFSAVRDSLFWPVLRDPFSCAVLALALCTAGYTAEILRGALLSIPAGQIEAGQACGMSRWLLLRRIIAPVALRHALPAWSTEAILLIKSTALASLVTVWDVTGVAQQIIQRTYRTLEVFVCAALIYLLLNFIIVRVFAWLERALSPNLAAVPTSPGREHE, encoded by the coding sequence ATGATCGATATTGCCTTTCTGACGCAGACGTTCCTGCGATTACTGTCGGCGCTGCCGGTGACGCTGGGGCTGTTTTTTTCCTCGTTCGCGGTCGGGGCGGTGCTCTCGGTGCTGCTGGTGGCGATGCGGGTTAGCGCGGTCTGGCCGCTGAGCGGGTTTGCCCGTTTGTATATGCTGATCTTTCGCGGTACGCCGTTGCTGATTCAGCTGTTTCTGGTCTATTACGGGCTGGGGCAGTTCAGCGCGGTGCGCGACAGCCTGTTCTGGCCGGTGCTGCGCGACCCTTTCAGCTGCGCCGTGCTGGCGCTGGCGCTGTGCACCGCCGGTTATACCGCGGAAATTCTGCGCGGCGCGCTGCTGTCCATTCCCGCCGGGCAGATTGAAGCCGGTCAGGCGTGCGGTATGTCGCGCTGGCTGCTGCTGCGCCGCATCATCGCGCCGGTCGCGTTGCGTCACGCGCTGCCCGCCTGGTCGACCGAGGCGATTTTGCTGATCAAATCCACCGCGCTGGCCAGTCTGGTCACGGTGTGGGATGTCACCGGCGTGGCGCAACAGATTATCCAGCGCACCTACCGCACGCTGGAGGTGTTTGTCTGCGCCGCGCTGATTTACCTGTTGCTGAACTTCATTATTGTCAGGGTGTTTGCCTGGCTGGAACGCGCCTTGTCGCCGAATCTGGCCGCCGTGCCGACGTCTCCCGGGAGAGAGCATGAATAA
- a CDS encoding ABC transporter permease, whose protein sequence is MLALLDFSDQGWGGLLAMAALTTLCLTMEALLIGALVGAAVAAAKLSTRRLWRVAGETYSIVFRGIPELLIIYLFYFGGSGVLTQVGRWFGAEGFIELPPFLIGALAIGLISASYQGEVYRAARLAVNSGELEAASAMGMPRWRIGWRILLPQVIRFALPGLSNVWQMSLKDSALVSVTGIVELMRASQMAAGSTRDYFLFYLTGAAIYLILTVFSNTAFARLERILSQPYRRKAIQEQS, encoded by the coding sequence ATGCTGGCCCTGTTAGATTTCAGCGATCAGGGGTGGGGCGGCCTGTTGGCGATGGCCGCGCTGACCACCTTGTGCCTGACGATGGAGGCGTTGCTGATCGGCGCCTTGGTCGGCGCCGCGGTCGCCGCGGCCAAACTGTCCACGCGCCGACTCTGGCGCGTGGCAGGGGAAACTTATTCCATTGTGTTTCGCGGCATTCCGGAACTGCTGATCATCTATCTGTTCTATTTTGGCGGTTCCGGCGTGCTGACGCAGGTTGGGCGCTGGTTCGGGGCCGAGGGATTTATCGAACTGCCGCCTTTCCTGATCGGCGCGCTGGCGATCGGCCTGATTTCCGCGTCGTATCAGGGCGAGGTGTACCGCGCGGCGCGTCTGGCCGTGAATAGCGGCGAACTTGAGGCCGCCAGCGCGATGGGTATGCCGCGCTGGCGCATCGGGTGGCGGATTCTGCTGCCGCAGGTGATCCGCTTTGCCCTGCCGGGGTTGTCCAATGTCTGGCAGATGAGCCTGAAGGATTCGGCGCTGGTTTCGGTAACCGGCATTGTCGAACTGATGCGCGCCAGCCAGATGGCGGCCGGCTCGACCCGCGACTATTTTCTGTTCTACCTCACCGGGGCGGCGATCTATCTGATCCTGACGGTGTTCTCCAATACCGCGTTTGCCCGTCTGGAGCGGATCTTGTCCCAGCCTTATCGCCGTAAGGCGATTCAGGAGCAGTCATGA
- a CDS encoding transporter substrate-binding domain-containing protein gives MKKSGLVLPVIALCVVSASAAFSAGVQAKEWKSVTIATEGSYEPWNLTLPGGKLGGFEPELMTILCQRMNLQCKLVVQNWDGMIAGLQAGKFDVMMDAIVITPERKQVVDFSLPYASTPASFITVKGKLALPVEADKAMIKLANDPDQIKPAVAGLRGALQGKTIGIASGTVYTPFIDAYFRDVATVREYTASADAILDLQAGRIDAVFDDVTFANSILSKPENSNLTLGGPQLTGPIWGEGEALGFRKSDPELKAKFDAAIKTALADGTVKTLSEKWFKTDVTP, from the coding sequence ATGAAAAAGAGCGGATTGGTTCTACCTGTGATTGCCTTATGTGTAGTGAGCGCGTCGGCCGCCTTCAGCGCGGGCGTGCAGGCCAAAGAGTGGAAGTCGGTGACTATCGCGACGGAAGGCAGTTACGAACCCTGGAACCTGACCTTGCCGGGCGGCAAGCTGGGCGGGTTTGAGCCGGAACTGATGACGATCCTGTGCCAGCGGATGAACCTCCAGTGCAAGCTGGTGGTGCAAAACTGGGACGGCATGATCGCCGGTCTGCAGGCCGGCAAGTTCGATGTGATGATGGACGCCATCGTGATTACCCCGGAGCGCAAACAGGTGGTGGATTTCTCCCTGCCGTATGCGTCCACGCCGGCCAGCTTTATTACCGTCAAAGGCAAGCTGGCGCTGCCTGTCGAGGCGGATAAAGCGATGATTAAACTGGCGAATGATCCTGACCAGATTAAGCCGGCGGTCGCCGGCCTGCGCGGCGCGTTGCAGGGCAAAACCATCGGTATCGCCTCCGGCACCGTCTACACGCCGTTCATCGACGCCTACTTCCGGGACGTCGCCACCGTGCGCGAATACACCGCATCCGCCGACGCCATTCTCGATTTGCAGGCCGGGCGCATCGACGCGGTGTTTGACGATGTTACCTTCGCCAACTCCATCCTCAGCAAGCCGGAAAACAGCAACCTGACGCTGGGCGGTCCGCAACTGACCGGGCCTATCTGGGGAGAAGGGGAAGCACTGGGCTTTCGTAAAAGCGATCCGGAACTGAAGGCCAAATTCGATGCGGCCATCAAGACCGCGCTGGCGGACGGAACGGTGAAAACGCTCAGCGAGAAGTGGTTCAAAACGGACGTCACCCCCTGA
- a CDS encoding HutD/Ves family protein, with amino-acid sequence MQTFSLNTLPVSRWKNGGGETREICRIPSDEPGDDFAWRASIATIERDGDFSSFPGVDRVITLLSGDGVELCGEDWRHRLTLHQPFAFAGEQAITARLCGGVSLDFNIMVDRRRYRAEIAVVNGTAAQTPAADGVAYVLAGHWRSGAHRLAAGDGVWWRSSGVDWTPDDDNAVLLLTTIHAR; translated from the coding sequence ATGCAAACGTTCAGTCTTAATACCCTGCCGGTCAGCCGCTGGAAAAACGGCGGCGGCGAAACCCGGGAAATCTGCCGGATACCGTCGGACGAACCCGGCGACGATTTTGCCTGGCGCGCCAGTATCGCCACCATCGAGCGCGACGGCGATTTTTCCAGTTTTCCCGGCGTAGACCGGGTGATTACCCTGTTGTCCGGCGACGGCGTGGAGCTGTGCGGTGAAGACTGGCGACACCGGCTGACGCTGCATCAGCCGTTCGCCTTCGCCGGCGAGCAGGCGATCACGGCGCGGCTGTGCGGCGGCGTCAGTCTGGACTTCAATATCATGGTCGATCGCCGTCGCTACCGGGCGGAGATCGCGGTCGTCAACGGTACGGCGGCGCAAACGCCGGCGGCGGACGGTGTGGCGTACGTACTGGCGGGGCACTGGCGATCCGGCGCACATCGGCTGGCTGCCGGAGACGGCGTCTGGTGGCGGTCTTCAGGCGTGGACTGGACGCCGGATGACGACAACGCCGTTTTGCTCCTGACCACGATCCACGCACGATAA
- a CDS encoding formimidoylglutamate deiminase yields the protein MSVYFAARALLPQGMARNVRLEVDELGCLQSVTPDATPEGAQRLPGIVLPTMVNLHSHAFQRAMAGLAEVAGNAQDSFWTWRDLMYRMVANLTPEQVGVIATRLYIDMLKGGYSQVAEFHYLHHDPHGKPYRQHDMLRHLLAAAQRVGIGQTLLPVLYSYSGFGAQPPHPGQARFIQDVDHYLSQQETLAALIQPYPLLNHGLCFHSLRAVSHNQMEDVLEASDSSLPVHIHIAEQQKEVDDCLGWSGERPVQWLFNRFAVDARWCLVHATHLDEQELSRLAGSLAVAGLCPTTEANLGDGIFPLDRYVAQGGRWGIGSDSHVSLNVLEELRWLEYGQRLRDRRRNRVVTPQQPAVGSLLYAQALQGGAQACRVPVGELSVGWRADWLVLREDALLSAVADDSLLNRWLFAGDRQQIRDVWVAGKPVIEDGRHALDEEVDARFVEVMQSLQAVL from the coding sequence ATGTCCGTTTATTTTGCCGCGCGCGCGTTGCTGCCGCAGGGAATGGCGCGCAATGTGCGTCTGGAAGTGGATGAACTGGGTTGCCTGCAGTCCGTGACGCCGGATGCGACGCCGGAAGGCGCACAACGTCTGCCGGGCATTGTGTTGCCGACGATGGTTAACCTGCATTCGCACGCTTTCCAGCGCGCGATGGCCGGGCTGGCGGAGGTCGCGGGCAACGCGCAGGACAGCTTCTGGACCTGGCGCGACCTGATGTACCGCATGGTCGCGAACCTGACGCCGGAGCAGGTGGGGGTGATCGCCACCCGGTTGTATATCGATATGCTCAAGGGCGGTTACAGTCAGGTGGCTGAATTTCACTACCTGCACCATGACCCGCACGGCAAGCCGTACCGCCAGCACGACATGCTGCGTCATCTGCTGGCGGCGGCGCAGCGGGTCGGCATCGGCCAGACTCTGCTGCCGGTGCTTTACAGCTACAGCGGATTCGGCGCGCAGCCGCCGCATCCGGGGCAAGCGCGTTTTATTCAGGATGTGGATCACTACCTGAGTCAGCAGGAAACGCTGGCGGCGCTGATTCAGCCTTATCCGCTGCTCAATCACGGGCTGTGTTTCCATTCGCTGCGCGCGGTCAGCCACAACCAGATGGAGGATGTGCTGGAAGCCAGCGACAGCAGCCTGCCGGTGCATATCCATATCGCCGAACAGCAAAAAGAGGTGGACGATTGCCTGGGCTGGAGCGGCGAACGCCCGGTGCAGTGGCTGTTCAACCGCTTCGCGGTGGATGCCCGCTGGTGTCTGGTGCACGCCACCCATCTGGATGAGCAGGAACTAAGCCGGTTGGCCGGCAGCCTGGCGGTGGCGGGATTGTGCCCGACCACCGAAGCCAATCTCGGCGACGGTATTTTCCCGCTCGACCGTTACGTGGCGCAGGGCGGGCGCTGGGGCATCGGCTCCGACAGCCATGTGTCGCTGAATGTGCTGGAGGAGCTGCGCTGGCTGGAATACGGTCAGCGCCTACGCGATCGCCGTCGCAACCGGGTGGTGACGCCGCAGCAACCGGCGGTGGGCAGCCTGTTGTACGCGCAGGCGTTGCAGGGCGGCGCCCAGGCCTGCCGGGTGCCGGTCGGTGAACTGAGCGTCGGCTGGCGCGCCGACTGGCTGGTGCTGCGCGAAGACGCTCTGTTAAGCGCCGTCGCTGACGACAGCCTGCTCAACCGCTGGCTATTTGCCGGCGATCGCCAGCAGATCCGTGATGTGTGGGTGGCGGGTAAACCGGTGATTGAAGACGGACGGCACGCGCTGGACGAGGAGGTTGACGCCCGGTTTGTCGAGGTGATGCAGTCGTTGCAGGCGGTGCTGTGA